Proteins encoded by one window of Cloeon dipterum chromosome 4, ieCloDipt1.1, whole genome shotgun sequence:
- the LOC135942841 gene encoding cadherin EGF LAG seven-pass G-type receptor 2-like — MARTWKIYVWTILAFIITWLASQSMAALATHDNSIPGLKGAKNATNSSAPRARPLVAKLRVSPIARGGVFPVGSAVKSASRATQENEYYSYEYSDEPLANDNNNSGKSEAAIWLQGVVPDPEAVKAAEEIEGQALSDEPEEEVELPENSLADGDLHDHDVMDSVMFIYFGPNEQESGGTTSQVVLAGMVVALLAQGLTAFGALRKVARSRCRSTPSAGIPSGSVHAAIVLLHTELALATASLVFIFAVHATMDGARCEAVSLLLHYLHLSAACWLTANSVRVYIWLARETSLAHERSSSRPPGLQGLAVIAWALPLLLVLLSYMIHPRGYEYRRYCWLSIQKGMLVSYLVPVAFLITATTALAVMGVRKAPHKLHCTAAEDAARLSLRLSAWTMPLFAVSWFFSVLALEQSQSLAASLLFAITVAIFNWFLFACSSTLFPDCPSTLVRNFHPLAMPAGPHGPGNLLTAPPSPLQNDAQPLLPATTAGMSGRDWNHGWTPRTHPELPSPADRSVWAEDDDAGGTAGAAASSALACHPEDDLIEPEETSELLELRLENISTIST, encoded by the exons ATGGCCCGCACctggaaaatttatgtttggaCCATCCTGGCATTTATTATTACTTGGCTGGCCTCTCAGTCAATGGCAGCTCTGGCTACTCACGATAACTCTATACCag GGCTGAAAGGAGCGAAGAACGCGACCAACTCGTCGGCTCCGCGAGCCCGTCCGTTGGTAGCAAAGTTGCGAGTGAGCCCGATAGCCCGCGGTGGCGTCTTCCCGGTCGGCTCGGCGGTCAAGTCGGCGTCGAGGGCCACACAGGAGAACGAGTACTACTCCTACGAGTACTCAGACGAGCCGCTTGCcaacgacaacaacaacagtgGAAAAAG TGAGGCGGCAATTTGGCTGCAAGGAGTGGTTCCCGACCCTGAAGCGGTCAAGGCTGCGGAGGAGATCGAGGGACAGGCCCTGAGCGACGAGCCAGAGGAGGAAGTGGAGCTGCCGGAAAACAGTCTCGCCGACGGCGATCTCCACGATCACGACGTCATGGACAGCGTCAT GTTCATCTACTTTGGCCCCAACGAGCAAGAGAGTGGTGGAACAACTAGCCAGGTAGTGCTCGCGGGAATGGTCGTGGCCCTGCTCGCTCAGGGATTGACAGCCTTCGGCGCCCTGAGAAAGGTGGCCAGATCAAGGTGCAGGTCCACCCCTTCGGCAGGAATTCCGTCGGGTTCTGTGCACGCGGCAATTGTGCTGCTTCACACAGAACTTGCACTCGCGACTGCTTCGCTGGTTTTCATCTTTGCAGTCCAC gccACAATGGACGGTGCGCGTTGCGAGGCGGTTTCATTGTTGCTGCACTACCTCCACCTGAGCGCCGCATGCTGGCTCACGGCCAACAGCGTCAGGGTCTACATCTGGCTTGCCAGGGAAACCTCACTCGCACACGAAAGATCCTCGTCGAGGCCACCCGGCCTTCAGGGATTGGCCGTCATCGCCTGGGCTCTACCACTGCTGCTCGTTTTG CTGAGCTACATGATCCATCCTCGAGGCTATGAATACCGAAGATACTGCTGGCTTTCCATCCAAAAGGGAATGCTCGTCTCCTATTTGGTGCCGGTCGCATTTTTGATAACG GCGACAACAGCTTTGGCAGTGATGGGGGTGCGGAAGGCGCCACACAAGTTGCACTGCACGGCCGCCGAGGACGCTGCCCGGCTGAGTCTCCGTCTCAGCGCCTGGACGATGCCCCTGTTCGCCGTGTCTTGGTTCTTTAGCGTGCTGGCCCTCGAGCAGTCGCAGTCCCTGGCGGCCTCGCTCCTATTCGCAATCACCGTTGCCATTTTC AATTGGTTCTTGTTCGCGTGCTCGTCGACTCTTTTTCCCGACTGTCCCTCCACGCTGGTGCGCAACTTCCACCCGCTCGCGATGCCCGCGGGTCCGCACGGCCCTGGCAACCTGCTGACCGCACCGCCATCACCTTTGCAGAACGACGCCCAGCCGCTGCTACCTGCCACAACTGCGGGCATGAGCGGACGCGACTGGAACCACGGATGGACACCACGCACACACCCTGAGCTACCCTCACCGGCAGACAg GTCGGTTTGGGCTGAGGACGATGATGCTGGTGGCACAGCAGGAGCCGCAGCCTCCTCTGCCCTGGCGTGCCACCCTGAGGATGACCTGATTGAGCCTGAAGAAACGAGCGAGCTGCTGGAACTCCGCCTCGAGAACATAAGCACCATCAGCACTTAA